In one Polynucleobacter sp. JS-JIR-5-A7 genomic region, the following are encoded:
- a CDS encoding DUF3313 domain-containing protein yields MRKLNVVIASALVAIGLLACSNTPKLASEPMPRSGFLPNYSLLEPMATSQSDTRIWRYRIAGVNPASYTAVILDPIYLNQSATKEVSAEAISQAQVTLQDSMVAAINSRGNIRIVSSPGPGVARITVGITGAENSADSLQPWNFTPIGLAVNAAAYAGGVNSKTPALLVESKITDSLSKQLLGEGLVTIQGESFRTGSGSVDSFIEMAKKVVRVAMETSANPTPTGK; encoded by the coding sequence ATGCGTAAATTGAATGTCGTTATTGCCTCAGCACTTGTTGCTATTGGTTTGCTTGCTTGTAGCAATACTCCAAAACTGGCTTCTGAACCGATGCCTAGATCAGGTTTTTTACCCAATTACTCCCTGCTCGAGCCAATGGCTACCAGCCAATCAGATACTCGGATTTGGCGATACCGGATTGCAGGCGTTAATCCTGCTAGCTATACCGCGGTTATTTTGGATCCCATTTACTTGAATCAAAGCGCTACGAAAGAGGTGAGTGCTGAGGCCATTTCTCAAGCGCAGGTTACCCTGCAAGACTCGATGGTGGCCGCTATTAATTCTCGTGGGAATATTCGCATTGTCAGTAGCCCTGGGCCGGGTGTTGCCCGAATTACCGTTGGTATTACAGGCGCAGAAAATTCAGCCGATAGTCTACAACCTTGGAATTTCACTCCCATTGGCTTGGCGGTGAATGCCGCTGCCTATGCTGGTGGTGTGAACTCCAAAACTCCTGCCTTACTGGTAGAAAGTAAGATAACCGATAGTCTGTCTAAGCAGTTATTAGGCGAAGGCTTGGTTACCATCCAGGGCGAGTCATTTAGAACTGGTTCGGGTTCGGTTGACTCCTTTATTGAAATGGCTAAGAAGGTAGTGCGTGTTGCCATGGAAACCTCTGCCAATCCAACCCCAACTGGGAAGTAA
- a CDS encoding MFS transporter has translation MTPSLRWAFGSFFFLYFAYVGLVSPYASLFFLDHGFNVIEIAVLMSMLQVTRIVGPFSWGWLSDYLSNRIGIIRVCACLAALVFVCIFFLHSYFSFFIWMFVLHTILSSQMPLGETATIHALYKDNSFDQRYGRLRLWGSIGFITMVLFAGELFQRKGIELYPIVGVIVLFALALITFFLHEPKMERRKMVKGELLIVLINPDVRWFLISGFFMIFAHAALYVFYSLYLADLGYDKFQIGLFWALGVAAEVIFFYFQNKLLSRLDAEVILQGAFGIGVIRFILIAFLPITSVLIVAQLMHAATFAAHHSAATKLLQRWFTGPLQARGQAIMATVSYGLGGTIGGLCAGWIWDLSQPRDVFVMSAFACGIAGMAIQKMRPHHHPTEKISN, from the coding sequence ATGACGCCTTCGCTTCGCTGGGCCTTCGGGTCCTTTTTCTTTTTATATTTTGCTTATGTTGGCTTGGTTTCACCGTATGCCAGCCTTTTCTTCTTAGATCATGGTTTTAATGTCATCGAGATTGCTGTACTGATGTCGATGCTACAAGTTACCCGTATCGTTGGTCCATTTAGTTGGGGCTGGCTTTCAGATTACCTCTCTAATCGCATCGGCATCATTCGTGTTTGTGCTTGTTTGGCCGCCTTAGTCTTCGTATGCATCTTTTTTTTACATAGCTACTTCAGCTTCTTTATTTGGATGTTTGTATTACATACGATCTTGAGTAGTCAAATGCCTTTGGGCGAGACGGCAACTATTCATGCTTTATACAAAGACAATTCGTTTGATCAGCGTTATGGACGCCTGCGCTTATGGGGTTCAATCGGGTTCATCACCATGGTTTTATTTGCAGGTGAATTATTTCAGCGTAAAGGTATTGAGTTATATCCAATAGTTGGTGTCATTGTGTTATTTGCTTTGGCGCTCATTACTTTTTTCTTGCACGAGCCCAAGATGGAGCGTCGCAAAATGGTGAAAGGCGAGTTACTTATTGTGCTTATTAATCCAGACGTAAGGTGGTTTTTGATCTCTGGCTTTTTCATGATCTTCGCCCATGCTGCTTTATACGTTTTCTATTCACTATATTTGGCAGACCTTGGTTACGACAAATTTCAAATCGGCTTGTTTTGGGCTTTAGGAGTTGCCGCAGAAGTAATCTTCTTTTACTTCCAAAATAAATTGCTGAGCCGATTGGATGCTGAGGTGATATTACAAGGCGCATTTGGAATTGGTGTGATCCGCTTCATTCTGATTGCCTTTTTACCAATCACTTCTGTATTGATTGTTGCGCAGTTGATGCATGCTGCTACTTTTGCAGCTCACCACAGCGCTGCCACAAAATTACTGCAGCGCTGGTTTACCGGTCCCTTACAAGCAAGGGGGCAAGCTATTATGGCTACCGTTTCTTACGGTTTAGGTGGCACTATTGGTGGACTATGTGCCGGTTGGATTTGGGATCTTTCTCAACCTCGAGATGTCTTTGTGATGTCCGCTTTTGCTTGTGGAATAGCGGGGATGGCAATTCAGAAAATGAGACCTCATCACCATCCAACTGAAAAGATTAGTAACTAA
- a CDS encoding CBS domain-containing protein, which produces MKVHDILRVKGGTLFTVAPETALQTAVLIMSEHDIGSLVVMEYDKLVGILTFREVIAALASHHGKLDDLQVNAVMNQKPLTCNMETEIDEVRRMMLVDHARYLPVVDQKMLMGVISFYDVAKSVVEAQDFENSMLKAYIRDWPEDTEKAAN; this is translated from the coding sequence ATGAAAGTTCATGACATTCTGCGTGTGAAGGGCGGCACTTTATTTACCGTTGCTCCCGAGACTGCGTTGCAAACGGCAGTGCTGATCATGAGCGAGCATGACATTGGCTCTTTGGTTGTGATGGAGTATGACAAGCTAGTTGGGATCCTCACTTTTCGTGAAGTGATTGCAGCATTAGCAAGCCATCATGGCAAATTAGATGATTTGCAAGTCAATGCAGTGATGAATCAGAAGCCTTTGACCTGCAATATGGAAACTGAAATCGACGAAGTGCGTCGCATGATGTTAGTTGATCATGCTCGTTACCTGCCGGTAGTTGATCAAAAGATGTTGATGGGTGTGATCTCTTTTTATGATGTAGCAAAATCCGTTGTAGAGGCTCAAGACTTCGAGAACTCGATGCTCAAGGCCTATATTCGCGACTGGCCAGAAGATACTGAAAAGGCCGCTAATTAA
- the wrbA gene encoding NAD(P)H:quinone oxidoreductase, whose translation MNQHDILVLYYSRYGATRDLARLIAEGIESVPGVNARLRTVPPVSTVCESSEPAVPTEGAPYVEYSDLQECIGLALGSPTRFGNMAAPMKYFWDGSSSQWLSGALIGKPACVFTSTGSMHGGQESTLLTMMIPLLHHGMMILGLPYSESDLMSSATGGSPYGVTHLAHADGNAPISPEEQRLAKAQGKRLAQTALKLIKT comes from the coding sequence ATGAACCAACACGATATTTTAGTTTTGTACTACTCCCGCTATGGGGCAACCAGAGATTTAGCGCGACTCATTGCCGAGGGTATTGAAAGCGTTCCTGGGGTCAATGCTCGTCTCAGAACGGTTCCTCCGGTTTCCACCGTTTGCGAGTCTAGCGAACCTGCGGTCCCAACTGAAGGCGCCCCCTATGTTGAGTATTCTGATTTACAAGAATGTATTGGATTGGCACTCGGTTCGCCTACCCGTTTTGGCAATATGGCAGCTCCCATGAAATACTTTTGGGATGGCAGCTCTTCCCAATGGTTAAGTGGTGCACTCATCGGTAAACCAGCTTGCGTCTTTACCAGCACCGGCAGCATGCACGGCGGACAAGAAAGTACTCTGTTAACGATGATGATTCCCCTGCTTCATCACGGCATGATGATCCTCGGTTTGCCTTACAGCGAATCCGATTTAATGTCCTCTGCCACAGGCGGAAGCCCTTATGGCGTAACTCATCTTGCCCATGCCGATGGGAATGCTCCGATTAGTCCTGAAGAACAACGCTTAGCAAAAGCGCAAGGTAAACGTCTCGCTCAAACCGCACTGAAGCTGATCAAGACTTAA
- a CDS encoding MFS transporter, giving the protein MFKTLSTLPKTVWLIGLISFVNDSASEMLYPLMPLYLASVLMAGPKAIGIIEGIAEATSSLFKLVSGVIVDRTKKTKPWIVFGYLLAGIGRPLIAFANSWLVVLMIRFTDRLGKGLRSSPRDALLAESVPANQRGITFGLHRSMDNAGAVVGPILAAFLLAQHVPLREIFFWAIIPGVITVMLALCLKEPPRVAGDAPLKFTWSMAGLPPEFKRYILVVGLFALSNSSDMFLLLRARELGVPQEQIPLLWATISLITTVFGTPLSALSDRFSRRYFIAIAWAAYALIYAGMSYSSLTVGWLFGLFALYGLFKAATEGVEKALVADLAPSGLTGTAFGWFNLSSGIMLLPASLIFGWLYESSSPTTAFLFSGACSAFAVLLLIFWVYRPIKEKT; this is encoded by the coding sequence ATGTTCAAAACCCTGTCTACATTACCCAAGACTGTTTGGTTAATAGGCCTCATTAGTTTTGTGAATGACTCGGCCAGTGAAATGCTCTATCCCTTGATGCCTTTGTATTTAGCTTCGGTCCTAATGGCAGGGCCTAAAGCGATTGGCATTATTGAAGGTATTGCTGAGGCCACTTCAAGCTTATTCAAACTGGTATCTGGAGTCATCGTAGACAGAACCAAGAAAACAAAACCTTGGATTGTGTTTGGCTATCTTCTCGCTGGCATTGGAAGGCCGCTCATTGCTTTTGCTAATTCATGGCTAGTGGTCCTGATGATTCGATTTACTGACCGTCTGGGTAAGGGGCTCAGAAGCTCTCCCCGGGATGCGCTTCTAGCGGAAAGTGTTCCCGCTAATCAGAGAGGCATTACCTTTGGCTTGCATCGCTCTATGGATAATGCTGGTGCGGTCGTTGGCCCGATCTTGGCAGCCTTCTTGCTTGCGCAACATGTACCACTGCGTGAGATCTTTTTCTGGGCCATTATTCCCGGGGTCATTACCGTAATGCTTGCGTTGTGCTTAAAAGAGCCTCCGAGGGTTGCTGGCGATGCCCCCTTGAAATTTACCTGGTCTATGGCAGGTCTACCCCCTGAATTTAAGCGCTATATATTGGTAGTTGGCCTTTTTGCATTGAGCAATTCTTCAGACATGTTCTTACTATTAAGGGCTAGAGAGCTTGGAGTGCCTCAAGAGCAAATACCCTTGCTTTGGGCGACGATTTCCCTGATAACGACTGTTTTTGGAACTCCGCTTTCTGCTCTATCGGATCGATTTAGTCGTCGATATTTCATAGCCATCGCTTGGGCTGCATATGCCCTGATTTATGCTGGAATGAGCTACTCCAGCCTGACAGTTGGCTGGCTTTTTGGTTTATTCGCGCTTTATGGCCTATTTAAGGCAGCAACCGAAGGGGTAGAGAAGGCTCTTGTGGCAGATTTAGCACCTAGCGGATTAACTGGGACAGCCTTTGGTTGGTTCAATTTGAGTTCTGGAATCATGCTACTTCCAGCTTCTTTGATCTTTGGTTGGCTGTATGAGTCTAGTAGCCCAACTACCGCATTCCTTTTTTCAGGAGCCTGCTCAGCTTTCGCAGTGCTCCTATTAATCTTCTGGGTATATAGACCTATAAAAGAAAAAACCTAA
- a CDS encoding DUF2069 domain-containing protein: MMAKKILDKNPYQLIATAAFIDLFILCVAWEWFISPLRLGGSWLILKGIPLLFAIPGLWKGQVYTMQWASMLILLYITEGLVRILETGANFWMAVLETLLATIGFVCLLMYLKPIKKEAKNLAKQKLQAAQK; this comes from the coding sequence ATGATGGCTAAGAAAATTCTGGATAAAAATCCCTATCAATTAATTGCTACCGCTGCATTTATTGATTTGTTCATTTTGTGTGTTGCTTGGGAGTGGTTTATCTCGCCTCTGCGACTTGGTGGCTCTTGGCTGATTCTGAAAGGCATCCCATTGCTATTTGCTATTCCAGGCCTCTGGAAAGGTCAGGTTTACACCATGCAATGGGCTTCCATGTTGATTTTGCTCTACATCACCGAAGGCTTAGTTCGCATCCTCGAAACTGGTGCCAATTTTTGGATGGCTGTCTTAGAAACTCTATTAGCAACAATTGGTTTTGTTTGCCTGTTAATGTATTTAAAGCCCATTAAAAAAGAAGCGAAGAACTTGGCTAAACAAAAGTTACAAGCAGCGCAAAAATGA
- a CDS encoding serine/threonine protein kinase, with translation MSQKKLVKQLMKKLDKLESDREKLIDKLAKALDKLEKKEVTKKPPVKKTAVKKTPVKKAPVKKAVAKKTTARKAPAKKSSASPPASPSSAA, from the coding sequence ATGAGTCAAAAAAAATTAGTAAAACAGCTGATGAAAAAGCTCGATAAGCTCGAATCTGATCGTGAAAAATTGATTGATAAGTTGGCTAAAGCACTCGATAAATTGGAAAAGAAAGAGGTCACCAAAAAACCCCCTGTAAAAAAGACTGCCGTCAAGAAAACCCCTGTCAAGAAAGCGCCCGTTAAAAAAGCCGTCGCCAAGAAAACGACTGCACGAAAAGCGCCAGCTAAAAAGAGTTCAGCTTCTCCGCCGGCCTCACCGAGTTCTGCAGCTTAA
- a CDS encoding EF-hand domain-containing protein: MKRSYVSRFSCIAALAVIPALSYADDASRNQKIAQRFAKCDINHDGKLTQIEAKGCMPRIYDHFNYLDSGNKGYLTVAEIQAAADR; encoded by the coding sequence ATGAAACGTTCTTATGTCTCCAGATTTTCTTGTATTGCCGCCTTGGCTGTCATTCCTGCATTGAGTTATGCAGATGATGCATCCCGCAATCAAAAAATTGCGCAGCGGTTTGCTAAGTGTGACATCAATCATGATGGCAAATTGACTCAGATTGAGGCAAAAGGTTGTATGCCACGTATCTATGATCACTTTAACTATCTTGATTCTGGCAATAAAGGCTACTTAACTGTTGCTGAGATTCAGGCAGCAGCAGATCGATAA
- the aroC gene encoding chorismate synthase produces MSGNTLGLLFTVTTFGESHGPAIGAVVDGCPPGMLLSEADLQTDLDRRRPGTSRHVTQRKEEDRVEILSGVFEGKTTGAPIGLLIRNTDQRSQDYGDILQTFRPGHADYAYHHKYGLRDPRGGGRSSARLTAPVVAAAAIAKKWLQQQYGTEFYGYMSQLGDIEIPFEDVAQIEQNPFFAANAKIIPQLETYMDELRKAGDSCGARIEVRARNVPIGLGEPLFDKLDADIAHAMMGINAVKGVEIGSGFQSVAQRGSEHGDELFPNGFASNHAGGTLGGISTSQDLRVSIAIKPTSSIMSPKQSIDLHGKPMTVQTKGRHDPCVGIRATPIAEAMLALVLMDHALRHRAQCADVKLEVSPIPAARPGSKSD; encoded by the coding sequence ATGTCAGGAAATACTTTAGGCCTTCTTTTTACTGTTACCACTTTTGGTGAATCACATGGTCCCGCAATCGGGGCTGTGGTTGATGGCTGCCCTCCTGGCATGCTTTTGAGTGAGGCTGATCTACAAACAGACCTAGATCGTCGTAGGCCTGGCACCTCTCGTCACGTCACTCAACGCAAAGAAGAAGATAGGGTTGAGATTTTGTCGGGTGTTTTTGAAGGCAAAACGACCGGTGCGCCCATTGGTCTATTGATACGCAATACCGACCAACGGAGCCAAGACTACGGCGATATATTGCAAACATTTCGACCTGGTCATGCCGACTATGCCTATCACCATAAATATGGACTACGTGATCCACGGGGCGGCGGCCGTTCTTCAGCTCGCCTCACAGCACCTGTAGTGGCAGCTGCAGCTATTGCAAAAAAATGGCTGCAGCAACAATACGGCACAGAGTTTTACGGCTATATGAGCCAACTCGGCGACATCGAAATTCCGTTCGAGGATGTTGCACAGATTGAACAAAATCCTTTTTTTGCTGCGAATGCCAAGATCATTCCGCAATTAGAGACTTATATGGATGAACTGCGCAAAGCAGGAGATTCTTGTGGGGCTCGAATTGAGGTGCGTGCTCGTAATGTACCTATCGGTCTTGGAGAGCCCTTGTTTGATAAGCTTGATGCAGATATTGCCCATGCCATGATGGGGATCAATGCTGTAAAAGGAGTTGAAATTGGTTCTGGCTTTCAGTCAGTGGCTCAGCGCGGCAGTGAACATGGTGATGAATTATTTCCTAATGGCTTTGCTAGCAATCATGCCGGCGGTACATTGGGTGGCATCAGCACTAGTCAAGACCTGCGAGTATCGATTGCGATCAAACCAACTTCAAGCATCATGAGCCCTAAACAATCCATTGATCTCCATGGCAAGCCAATGACTGTTCAAACTAAGGGACGTCATGATCCTTGTGTTGGTATACGAGCAACCCCAATCGCTGAAGCGATGCTAGCTTTAGTCCTCATGGATCATGCATTGCGTCATCGCGCTCAGTGCGCTGATGTCAAGCTTGAGGTATCGCCTATTCCTGCGGCACGACCTGGCTCCAAAAGCGATTAG
- a CDS encoding YhjD/YihY/BrkB family envelope integrity protein yields the protein MRLFRNPQLWLSLAKEIWEGNRDQKLNQIAASLAYTTILSLVPMVTIATMLIGYLPKVIQIKNAFKTWLLDTYMPGGINQQFFIYLDQFSAQARGLTLLGLAGLFITAIMTLSVIEGAFNQIFKVQRNRPLHKKIVIYGAATVLGPILLGLGIYLSGVLFSASQGWTEAVSIGFRLIATVTPLFLAVLVYTVVYKILPYSQIFWKDAIFGAFFAALSFEIMKFGFAVFLTHTAFYKTVYGAFAIFPLALLWIYLTWWITLAGAVLVANLPSIRSGVIRVIRY from the coding sequence ATGCGCCTTTTTCGTAACCCCCAATTATGGCTCTCTCTTGCTAAAGAGATCTGGGAGGGTAATCGAGACCAAAAACTGAACCAAATCGCAGCCAGCTTAGCCTACACAACGATTCTCTCCTTGGTTCCTATGGTCACGATTGCAACCATGCTGATTGGCTATTTACCCAAGGTGATTCAGATTAAAAATGCCTTTAAGACTTGGCTATTAGATACTTATATGCCGGGCGGGATTAATCAACAGTTCTTTATTTACTTGGATCAGTTTTCTGCGCAAGCCAGGGGCTTAACTCTTTTGGGTTTAGCTGGCTTATTTATTACTGCCATCATGACTTTGTCAGTCATTGAAGGGGCATTTAATCAAATCTTCAAGGTACAAAGAAATCGCCCGCTTCATAAAAAGATTGTGATTTATGGGGCTGCGACAGTTTTGGGACCCATATTATTAGGACTAGGTATCTACTTAAGTGGCGTCTTATTCAGCGCTTCTCAGGGCTGGACGGAGGCAGTCTCCATTGGTTTTCGTCTCATCGCTACCGTGACACCACTATTTTTGGCTGTCTTGGTTTATACGGTTGTTTACAAGATCCTGCCGTATTCTCAAATTTTTTGGAAAGATGCCATCTTTGGCGCCTTCTTTGCCGCCCTCAGCTTTGAAATCATGAAGTTTGGATTTGCAGTCTTTTTAACCCATACCGCTTTTTATAAAACGGTCTATGGGGCCTTTGCTATCTTCCCGCTAGCCTTGCTTTGGATCTACTTGACTTGGTGGATTACCTTGGCTGGAGCCGTCCTAGTAGCGAATCTACCGAGCATTCGAAGTGGCGTCATTAGGGTTATTCGTTACTAA
- a CDS encoding FAD-binding oxidoreductase, with protein MKQILGELHQILEQKFILTADQDKAPYLTDWRKRYTGKALAVVLPKTAQEVAKIVQLCAANQIAVVPQGGHTGFCGGATPDDSGKQIVLNLKRMNTIREIDVANQTITLEAGCILQAVQEKAAEQDFLFPLSLGAEGSCMIGGNLATNAGGTNVLRYGNTRDLCLGLEVVTAQGEIWNGLKGLRKDNTGYDLRDLFIGSEGTLGIITAAVMKLYPMPISQWTTLVAANSVASTIALLNLFQKHATSLLTGFEMMTQESLALNEKHFPQMANPLKGNPPYTVLIELSDHESEAHVRQLLETILEEAFEAGLIADAVIANSLAQANTFWQMREHITLAQAQEGANLKHDITIPLSALESFIQETDTLMRLKYPGVRIINFGHLGDGNLHYNIAPPFGVDPKAFNLVNEKPIHELIYAQVERCQGSISAEHGVGQLKLDGLRAHKGEVAHDLMKTLKRALDPQNILNPHKVVSI; from the coding sequence ATGAAACAGATCCTTGGTGAGCTCCATCAAATTCTAGAGCAGAAATTTATTCTGACCGCAGATCAGGATAAGGCACCTTATCTCACTGATTGGCGCAAGCGTTACACGGGCAAAGCCTTGGCCGTGGTCTTACCTAAAACAGCCCAAGAAGTAGCCAAGATTGTGCAACTGTGTGCAGCCAACCAAATTGCTGTGGTTCCCCAAGGTGGTCATACTGGATTTTGTGGGGGCGCTACACCAGATGACTCTGGTAAACAGATTGTGCTCAACTTAAAGCGTATGAATACCATTCGAGAAATTGATGTTGCTAACCAAACGATTACTCTTGAAGCAGGTTGTATTTTGCAAGCGGTTCAGGAAAAAGCTGCCGAGCAAGACTTCTTATTTCCTTTGAGCTTAGGGGCAGAAGGCAGCTGCATGATTGGGGGTAATTTAGCTACCAATGCTGGTGGCACTAACGTGCTGCGTTATGGCAATACCCGCGATCTGTGCCTTGGTCTCGAGGTAGTAACCGCGCAAGGTGAAATCTGGAATGGCTTAAAAGGTTTACGCAAAGACAATACTGGATACGATTTACGAGACCTTTTTATTGGCTCTGAGGGTACTTTAGGCATTATTACCGCCGCAGTTATGAAGTTATACCCGATGCCAATCTCTCAATGGACAACCTTAGTGGCAGCCAATAGCGTTGCCTCCACCATCGCTCTATTAAATTTATTTCAAAAGCATGCCACTTCCCTTTTGACCGGTTTTGAGATGATGACCCAAGAATCCTTGGCCCTCAATGAAAAGCATTTTCCGCAAATGGCAAATCCCCTAAAGGGAAATCCACCCTACACCGTCTTGATTGAATTATCAGATCATGAAAGTGAAGCCCATGTGAGACAACTGCTAGAAACGATCCTGGAAGAGGCATTTGAGGCAGGATTGATTGCCGATGCCGTGATTGCAAATAGTCTAGCTCAGGCCAATACCTTCTGGCAGATGCGAGAGCACATCACCCTCGCTCAGGCTCAAGAAGGCGCCAACCTCAAACATGACATCACCATTCCGCTTTCAGCCTTGGAAAGCTTTATTCAGGAAACAGATACTTTGATGCGCTTGAAATACCCGGGGGTCAGAATTATCAATTTTGGCCACTTAGGTGATGGCAACCTTCACTACAACATTGCTCCCCCATTTGGAGTGGACCCAAAGGCATTCAATTTGGTCAATGAAAAGCCGATTCATGAGCTGATCTATGCTCAAGTTGAGCGCTGCCAGGGCTCTATTTCTGCTGAACATGGGGTTGGCCAGCTTAAATTAGATGGTTTGCGGGCTCACAAGGGTGAAGTTGCCCATGACCTGATGAAGACCTTAAAACGGGCTTTGGACCCTCAAAACATCCTCAATCCACATAAAGTCGTGTCTATTTAA
- the ppk2 gene encoding polyphosphate kinase 2, which yields MSKDDNNSDHHGYYRLLQIELVKLQREIIAGGLKLLVILEGRDTAGKDGTIKRLTENLSPRETHVVALGKPSSREEGEWYFQRYVAELPSAGEFAIFNRSWYNRAGVEKVMGFCTEAQYKHFMGSVNDFESLLTGSNIQIMKYYLDIDKKEQADRLESRKTDPLKQWKVSPIDEQAQKKWEAYSIARDLMLEQTSSKDAPWTVVNANSKKETHLNLIADLLSRMHYHGKDAKLLSVNPEIVMPCPPLGTKAPKLAY from the coding sequence GTGAGCAAGGACGATAACAATAGTGATCATCATGGTTACTATCGACTTTTACAGATTGAATTAGTCAAACTTCAGCGAGAGATCATTGCAGGTGGTTTGAAACTTTTAGTCATTCTTGAAGGTCGCGATACCGCTGGAAAAGATGGCACGATCAAACGGCTCACAGAAAATCTGAGTCCTCGCGAAACCCACGTTGTTGCTCTTGGAAAACCCTCCTCTCGCGAGGAAGGCGAATGGTATTTCCAGCGTTATGTAGCAGAGCTACCTTCTGCTGGTGAATTTGCGATCTTTAATCGTAGTTGGTACAACCGTGCCGGCGTTGAAAAAGTCATGGGATTCTGTACTGAAGCGCAGTACAAACACTTTATGGGCTCAGTGAATGATTTTGAGTCTTTATTGACGGGCTCTAACATTCAAATCATGAAGTACTATTTAGATATTGATAAAAAAGAACAGGCCGATCGTTTAGAAAGTCGTAAGACTGATCCACTGAAGCAATGGAAGGTCAGTCCTATTGATGAGCAAGCTCAAAAGAAATGGGAGGCTTATAGCATTGCCAGAGATCTCATGTTAGAGCAAACCAGCTCGAAAGATGCGCCTTGGACTGTGGTGAATGCTAATAGCAAAAAAGAAACTCACCTGAATCTGATTGCCGATCTTCTGTCTCGAATGCATTACCACGGCAAAGACGCAAAATTATTATCAGTGAATCCAGAAATAGTGATGCCCTGCCCACCATTAGGTACTAAGGCACCAAAATTAGCCTATTAA
- a CDS encoding alpha/beta fold hydrolase: MSVTFPAFDQKIMTVPSDDGPIEIAYLVGGSGPALLLLHGFPQTKAIWQQVAPALAKHYTVIASDLRGYGGSSAPDGKSDHSTYSKRSMAADQHALMKALGHEQFYLLGHDRGGRVSHRMAMDYPSSIQKLMVLDISPTLTMYENTTMEFAKGYWHWFFLIQPEPVPETMIGANPEYWLKNHMGRHAGTGIFSPDRWAEYLAGTSNPQSMHAMCEDYRAAATIDLVHDQADRESGKKLQMPIHVLWGEHGLVNKCFKPLEDWQEVAYEVSGRALTSGHYIPEELPDELIVEAKKFFKE, translated from the coding sequence ATGAGCGTCACATTCCCAGCATTCGACCAAAAGATTATGACTGTTCCATCAGATGATGGTCCGATTGAGATTGCTTACTTAGTTGGTGGCAGTGGTCCGGCGCTATTGTTATTGCATGGCTTTCCACAAACCAAGGCAATTTGGCAGCAAGTTGCTCCTGCACTTGCTAAACATTACACAGTCATTGCCTCAGATTTGCGAGGTTATGGTGGGTCATCTGCACCAGACGGCAAGTCAGACCACTCCACATATTCAAAACGCTCCATGGCAGCGGATCAGCATGCCTTGATGAAGGCTTTAGGTCACGAGCAGTTTTATTTGTTGGGGCATGATCGTGGCGGAAGAGTATCGCATCGCATGGCTATGGACTATCCCAGCAGTATTCAGAAGCTAATGGTCTTGGATATTTCCCCAACACTAACCATGTATGAAAACACCACTATGGAATTTGCCAAAGGGTATTGGCATTGGTTCTTCCTCATTCAACCAGAACCCGTGCCAGAAACCATGATTGGCGCAAACCCCGAGTATTGGTTAAAAAATCACATGGGTCGCCATGCAGGTACTGGAATTTTTAGTCCAGACCGTTGGGCGGAATATTTGGCAGGAACCAGCAACCCCCAAAGTATGCATGCCATGTGTGAAGACTATCGGGCTGCTGCCACTATTGATCTCGTTCATGATCAAGCAGACCGCGAGTCGGGCAAGAAATTACAAATGCCGATCCATGTCTTATGGGGCGAGCATGGTCTCGTAAATAAATGCTTTAAGCCTCTAGAGGATTGGCAAGAGGTCGCTTATGAAGTCTCAGGGAGAGCCTTAACTTCTGGACATTACATCCCAGAAGAATTGCCTGATGAATTAATAGTCGAAGCGAAAAAATTCTTTAAAGAGTAA